One Pseudomonas brassicacearum genomic region harbors:
- a CDS encoding ABC transporter ATP-binding protein → MTQALIELSDLTFSWPGHPPLLDIPAFRLEAGETLFLKGPSGSGKTTLLGLLGGVQTPDRGSIRLLGQELSELGAGSRDRFRVDHTGYIFQQFNLLPFLSVRENVELPCHFSKLRAQRAMQRHGSIDQAAATLLAHLGLTDPNLLERRADSLSIGQQQRVAAARALIGQPELVIADEPTSALDYDARENFLRLLFAECREAGSSLLFVSHDQSLAPLFDRNLSLADLNRAATPLEV, encoded by the coding sequence ATGACCCAAGCACTCATCGAACTGTCCGACCTGACCTTCAGCTGGCCCGGGCATCCGCCGCTGCTGGATATCCCGGCGTTTCGCCTGGAGGCCGGCGAAACCTTGTTCCTCAAGGGCCCGAGCGGCAGTGGCAAGACCACCCTGCTGGGGTTGCTGGGCGGTGTGCAGACGCCGGATCGCGGCAGCATCCGCCTGCTCGGCCAGGAACTCAGCGAACTGGGCGCCGGCAGTCGCGACCGGTTTCGCGTGGACCACACCGGCTACATCTTCCAACAATTCAACCTGCTGCCGTTTCTCTCGGTGCGCGAGAACGTCGAGCTGCCTTGTCACTTTTCCAAGCTGCGTGCACAACGGGCCATGCAGCGCCACGGCAGCATCGATCAAGCCGCCGCCACGCTGCTGGCCCACCTGGGGCTGACAGATCCGAACCTGCTGGAGCGCCGCGCCGACTCGCTGTCCATCGGCCAACAGCAACGGGTCGCCGCCGCCCGGGCCCTGATCGGCCAGCCGGAACTGGTGATCGCCGACGAGCCAACTTCGGCCCTGGATTACGATGCCCGGGAAAACTTCCTGCGGCTGTTGTTCGCCGAATGCCGCGAGGCCGGCTCGAGCCTGTTGTTCGTCAGCCACGACCAGAGCCTGGCGCCGCTGTTCGACCGCAACCTCTCGCTGGCCGATCTCAATCGCGCCGCCACGCCACTCGAGGTCTGA